DNA from Geobacillus vulcani PSS1:
CGGGTAGCGAAAAGCGTCCATGAGCTGGTCGGCCATACGCCAGTCATTGAGATTACACGCTTCCCCCTCCCGGAAGGCGTTCGGTTGTTCGCCAAGCTTGAATATTTCAATCCTGGCGGAAGCATTAAAGACCGGCTCGGGCAAGAGCTGTTGCGCGAGGCGTTTGCCTCAGGAAAACTGAAAGAGGGGGGCACGATCATTGAGCCGACAGCCGGCAACACTGGCATCGGTCTGGCGTTGGCGGCGATCGGCAAAAACGTGAACATCATTTTTTGCGTGCCAGAAAAGTTCAGCATCGAAAAACAGCAGCTGATGAAGGCGCTCGGAGCGCAAATTGTTCATACACCGACGGAAGAGGGAATGGAAGGAGCAATCCGCAAAGCGGAGGAGCTCGCCCGCACGATTCCGGGCGCCTATTGTCCGCAGCAGTTCCAAAATCCGGCCAACCCAAGGACGTATTATAAAACGCTTGGTCCGGAGCTGTGGGATGACTTGGACGGACAAATCGATATTTTTGTCGCCGGCGCCGGCTCCGGCGGTACGTTTATGGGGACGGCGATGTTTTTAAAAGAAAAAAACCCGGCCATTAAAACAGTCATTGTTGAACCGGAAGGCTCGATTTTAGGCGGCGGCAAGCCGGGTCCGCATCGGACGGAAGGGATCGGCATGGAGTTTTTGCCGCCGTTTATGGATCCGGCTTACTTTGACGCCATCTACACGATCGCGGATGATGACGCGTTCCGCCGCGTCAGCGAGCTGGCGAGACAAGAGGGGCTTTTGGTCGGCAGCTCGTCCGGCGCTGCGTTCCATGCCGCTTTGCTTGAAGCAGAGAAGGCAAAGCCGGGGACGAATATCGTCGTCATTTTCCCGGACGGGAGCGAGCGGTATTTAAGCAAACACATTTATGAAGGTGGGAGGTAACAATGAGGCGGAAAACCATGCTCATTCATGGCGGCATTCCGGGGGATCCGCATACTGGAGCGGTGTCGGTTCCGATTTATCAGGTGAGTACGTACAAACAAGAAGAAGTCGGGAAGCATAAAGGGTTTGAATACTCGCGCACCGGCAACCCGACGCGCGCTGCGCTCGAGAGGCTGATCGCCGATCTCGAGGGCGGCGAAGCGGGCTTTGCCTTCGCTTCCGGCATGGCGGCGATTACGGCCGTCATGATGTTATTTCAAAGCGGCGACCATCTGGTGCTCACTGACGATGTCTACGGCGGTACGTACCGCGTCATGACGAACGTGCTGAACCGGTTCGGGCTCGAAGCGACGTTTGTCGATACGAGTGATGTCGCCAACATCGAGGCGCACATCCGGCCGAATACGAAAGCCATCTATATCGAAACGCCGACGAATCCGCTGCTGAAAATCACTGACTTGCAAGCCGCCGCTGCCATTGCCCGTGCGCACGGGTTGCTATTGATCGTCGATAACACGTTTTCCACTCCATACTTTCAGACGCCGCTTGAGCTTGGCGCTGATATCGTCATTCATAGTGCGACGAAATATTTAGGCGGCCATAGCGATGTCGTCGCCGGGTTGGCGGTTGTTCGCACGCCGGAGCTTGCCGAACGGCTCCATTACGTGCAAAATTCAACCGGAGGCGTGCTCGGACCGCAAGATTCATGGCTATTGATGCGCGGGATGAAAACGCTCGCCGTGCGGATGGAGGAACATGAAGAAAACGCGCGCCAAATCGCTGCTTTTTTGGCTGAACACAAGGCGGTCAAACGCGTTCATTATCCAGGTCTTTCGGATCATCCGAACCACGAGCTGGCGAAAAAGCAAATGCGCGGATTTGGCGGCATGATTTCGTTTGATGTTGGCAGCCTCGAGCGCGCCGAGGAAGTGCTGTCGCGCGTTCGCTACTTTACGCTTGCCGAAAGCTTAGGGGCGGTCGAAAGTTTAATTTCGTTGCCAGGAAAAATGACGCACGCCTCCATTCCGAAGGAACGGCGTGAACAGCTCGGCATCACCGACGGCCTGATCCGTTTGTCGGTCGGGCTTGAAGATGTCAACGATCTGCTTGACGATTTGGCGCAAGCGCTTGGCTGAAATTGCCGCTCCCCTCTTCAGCCCATGTATGATACAGTGAAAGGGAAGAGGAGGGATCGGGCTTGAACGAACAGCAACGAAACGAGCTGCGGGCCAAGGCGGGCGATTGGAAGGCATACAGCCTCGTTTTGTTTGCGCTTGGGTCGTTTTTCTATTTCGGAGCGATGATTCCACAGGCGCTCGAGGCCGCGAAAAAACCGATCGTCTTGTTGGCGGTCGCCGGCTGTTTCGCTGCGTCGCTTTTCTGTTCGCGCCGCGCCGCCCGCTACGTCCGTCAGCTTGAGGAAGAAGAGAACCTGTTCGAACCATAAACCCGCCTTTTGCACGAAAGGCGGGTTTTTGCTTAGCCATGCTGACGTTCAAAGGAAAACGGGTTTTTGCGAAAGAATGGTTGACA
Protein-coding regions in this window:
- a CDS encoding PLP-dependent cysteine synthase family protein; translated protein: MRVAKSVHELVGHTPVIEITRFPLPEGVRLFAKLEYFNPGGSIKDRLGQELLREAFASGKLKEGGTIIEPTAGNTGIGLALAAIGKNVNIIFCVPEKFSIEKQQLMKALGAQIVHTPTEEGMEGAIRKAEELARTIPGAYCPQQFQNPANPRTYYKTLGPELWDDLDGQIDIFVAGAGSGGTFMGTAMFLKEKNPAIKTVIVEPEGSILGGGKPGPHRTEGIGMEFLPPFMDPAYFDAIYTIADDDAFRRVSELARQEGLLVGSSSGAAFHAALLEAEKAKPGTNIVVIFPDGSERYLSKHIYEGGR
- a CDS encoding bifunctional cystathionine gamma-lyase/homocysteine desulfhydrase, giving the protein MRRKTMLIHGGIPGDPHTGAVSVPIYQVSTYKQEEVGKHKGFEYSRTGNPTRAALERLIADLEGGEAGFAFASGMAAITAVMMLFQSGDHLVLTDDVYGGTYRVMTNVLNRFGLEATFVDTSDVANIEAHIRPNTKAIYIETPTNPLLKITDLQAAAAIARAHGLLLIVDNTFSTPYFQTPLELGADIVIHSATKYLGGHSDVVAGLAVVRTPELAERLHYVQNSTGGVLGPQDSWLLMRGMKTLAVRMEEHEENARQIAAFLAEHKAVKRVHYPGLSDHPNHELAKKQMRGFGGMISFDVGSLERAEEVLSRVRYFTLAESLGAVESLISLPGKMTHASIPKERREQLGITDGLIRLSVGLEDVNDLLDDLAQALG
- a CDS encoding YrhC family protein translates to MNEQQRNELRAKAGDWKAYSLVLFALGSFFYFGAMIPQALEAAKKPIVLLAVAGCFAASLFCSRRAARYVRQLEEEENLFEP